Proteins from a genomic interval of Xylocopa sonorina isolate GNS202 chromosome 4, iyXylSono1_principal, whole genome shotgun sequence:
- the LOC143422917 gene encoding zinc finger matrin-type protein 5 → MGKRYYCAYCDRSFKDDPEARKKHLSSLQHAQNRTDHYNMFKDPEVILKEECSKIPCKWYLNVGECAFGLGCRYSHYTPPMIWELQRLVAIRNKSKLHVMPANGWPNPDDIIKEFFENPASPNGTDDFSYPTWRRPLELHNYPMLPPSLWPIIPENLANTTFKEWG, encoded by the exons ATGGGAAAAAGATATTATTGTGCTTATTGTGACAGATCTTTTAAAGATGATCCTGAAGCTAGAAAAAAACACCTTTCTAGTTTACAACATGCACAAAATCGCACGGACCATTATAACATGTTCAAAG ATCCAGAAGTTATATTAAAAGAAGAATGTTCAAAAATACCATGTAAATGGTATTTAAATGTTGGCGAATGCGCATTTGGTCTTGGTTGTAGATATTCCCATTATACGCCTCCTATGATATGGGAACTTCAACGCCTTG tTGCTATAAGAAATAAATCAAAGTTGCATGTAATGCCAGCAAATGGCTGGCCGAATCCAGACGACATAATCAAAGAATTCTTTGAGAATCCTGCAAGCCCAAATGGTACGGACGATTTTAGCTATCCTACTTGGCGCAGACCATTAGAACTACACAATTACCCTATGCTACCACCATCGTTATGGCCAATTATACCGGAAAACTTAGCGAATACAACATTTAAAGAATGGGGTTAA